CATACGGTTTAACCACGAGTGAATAACCCCATCACCTGGACGTAAAGCAACACCACCACGGTTCATAATGAAATCCGGTAGTGTGTGGTGAGTCGTTACATCAACTGGCTTTGGATAAGCGGCAGTGTGACAGAATGACTGCATGGTTAAATCAGCACTAAAGCCTAAACATGCTAAGTCTTTTAACTCATCACGTGTCATAGGGCCGGTAGTGTCTTGTGAACCTACAGAGGTCATCTTAGGTTCGCAGTATTGACCAGGACGAACACCTGATACGCCACATGCTTTACCAACCATTTTCTGAGCTAAAGTATAACCTTTATCAGAAGCGGCGATATCTTGTGGACGAACGAATACTTTCGATGCTTCAAGACCTAAGGTTTCACGCGCACGGTCAGTAAGGCCACGACCAATGATCAACGGAATACGACCACCAGCACGAACTTCATCTAACAATACTTCGGTTTTAAGCTCAAATGTAGAGATAACTTCATCAGTGCCGTGACGCTTAACTACACCTTCATAAGGGTAGATATCGATCACATCACCAGTGTCCATTTGATCAACGTTGAGTTCGATCGGTAATGCACCCGCATCTTCCATGGTGTTGAAGAAAATAGGCGCAATTTTGTTACCTAGACAGAAGCCACCTGCACGCTTGTTAGGCACAAAAGGGATGTCATCACCCATAAACCATAACACTGAGTTAGTGGCAGATTTACGTGAAGAACCCGTACCAACAACATCGCCAACGTAAACTAAAGGAAAACCTTTAGTTTTTAACGCTTCGATTTCTTTGATTGGGCCAACAACACCTGATTCATCAGGCACAATACCGTCACGCGCATTTTTTAGCATTGCTAATGCGTGTAATGGAATATCTGGACGAGACCATGCATCTGGCGCTGGAGACAAGTCATCAGTGTTGGTTTCACCAGACACTTTAAACACTGTTAATGATACTTTGTCAGCCAATTTTGGACGGTTTAAGAACCAGTCAGCATTGGCCCAAGCGTCGACAACTTGCTTAGCAAAGTCATTACCCGCTTGCATTTTTTCAACAACATCGTGGTATGAATCAAACATCAACAATGTATTTGAAAGTGCTTTAACAGATAGAGGTGCTAGTGCTGCATTATCTAGTTGGTCAATTAGCGGCTCAATGTTGTAACCGCCTTGCATGGTGCCAAGCAGTTTAACAGCGTGTTCTGCGCTTAAGATAGGAGATGACACAGTGCCTTTAGCGACTGCATCAAGGAAAGCGGCTTTAACGTAAGCAGCTTCATCTACTCCTGGTGGAATACGATTTTCGAGCAAGTCGAGGATGAATGCCTCTTCACCTGCTGGTGGTGTTTCAAATAACTTAACCAGTTCAGCCACTTGTTGTGCATTTAATGGCTTAGGGACTACACCCTCTGCAGCACGTTCTGCGACGTGTTTACGATATGCTTCTAGCACGGCAACATTCCTCTTTG
The nucleotide sequence above comes from Shewanella sp. Arc9-LZ. Encoded proteins:
- the acnB gene encoding bifunctional aconitate hydratase 2/2-methylisocitrate dehydratase gives rise to the protein MLEAYRKHVAERAAEGVVPKPLNAQQVAELVKLFETPPAGEEAFILDLLENRIPPGVDEAAYVKAAFLDAVAKGTVSSPILSAEHAVKLLGTMQGGYNIEPLIDQLDNAALAPLSVKALSNTLLMFDSYHDVVEKMQAGNDFAKQVVDAWANADWFLNRPKLADKVSLTVFKVSGETNTDDLSPAPDAWSRPDIPLHALAMLKNARDGIVPDESGVVGPIKEIEALKTKGFPLVYVGDVVGTGSSRKSATNSVLWFMGDDIPFVPNKRAGGFCLGNKIAPIFFNTMEDAGALPIELNVDQMDTGDVIDIYPYEGVVKRHGTDEVISTFELKTEVLLDEVRAGGRIPLIIGRGLTDRARETLGLEASKVFVRPQDIAASDKGYTLAQKMVGKACGVSGVRPGQYCEPKMTSVGSQDTTGPMTRDELKDLACLGFSADLTMQSFCHTAAYPKPVDVTTHHTLPDFIMNRGGVALRPGDGVIHSWLNRMLLPDTVGTGGDSHTRFPIGISFPAGSGLVAFAAATGVMPLDMPESVLVRFKGEMQPGITLRDLVHAIPLKAIEMGLLTVEKKGKINAFSGRVLEIEGLEKLKVEQAFELSDASAERSAAGCSIKLDKEPIIEYLTSNIVMLKWMIAEGYGDRRTIERRITAMQEWIAKPELMEADKDAEYAEIIEINLNDIKEPILCAPNDPDDAVLLSSVAQTKIDEVFVGSCMTNIGHFRATGKMLEKFATTLPTRLWIAPPTKMDRDQLTEEGYYSIFGRVGARIEIPGCSLCMGNQARVAEGATVVSTSTRNFPNRLGTGANVYLASAELAAVAALLGRLPSAEEYQEYAKELDATAADTYRYLNFDQIDSYTKKADSVIFQAAL